The following is a genomic window from Micropterus dolomieu isolate WLL.071019.BEF.003 ecotype Adirondacks linkage group LG12, ASM2129224v1, whole genome shotgun sequence.
cttcctgctgctgaccaactttatggagatgcagatttcattttccaacagNNNNNNNNNNNNNNNNNNNNNNNNNNNNNNNNNNNNNNNNNNNNNNNNNNNNNNNNNNNNNNNNNNNNNNNNNNNNNNNNNNNNNNNNNNNNNNNNNNNNgtctcgcctgggctaaagacaaaaaggactggactgctgctgagtggtccaaagttatgttctctgatgaaagtaaattttgcatttcctttggaaatcaaggtcccagagtctggaggaagagaggagaggcacagaatccacgttgcttgaagtccagtgtaaagtttccacagtcagtgatggtttgggtgccatgtcatctgctggtgttggtccactgtgttttctgaggtccaaggtcaacgcagccgtctaccaggaagttttagagcacttcatgcttcctgctgctgaccaactttatggagatgcagatttcattttccaacaggacttggcacctgcacacagagccaaagctaccagtacctggataagggaccatggtatccctgttcttaattggccagcaaactcgcctgaccttaaccctatagaaaatctatggggtattgtgaagaggaagatgcgatacgccagacccaacaatgcagaagagctgaaggctgctatcagagcaacctgggctcccataacacctgagcagtgccacagactgatcaactccatgccacgccgcattgttgcagtaattcaggcaaggagccccaactaagtatcgAGTGCTGAatatgctcatacttttcatgttcatacttttcagttatccaacatttctaaaaacccttttttgtatttgtcttaagtaatattctaattttcagagatactgaatttgggattttcattagttgtatTAGttgttttaatcatcacaattaaatgaaataaacatttgaaatatatcaaatgaacgaatataatatccaagtttcactttttgaatggaattactgaaataaatcagctttttgatgatattctaattatatgaccagcacctgtatgcaaaacaaaaccaaacaaacaaaaaaactgaaattttcAAATGCTCATATACTACAAAcatctttcaaaacttaaatCCCTGTTGTTTCTGTCGATCAGTGAATttcttttatttagttttacacATGGTAGGAATGTTATTTAGTACACATTTATTTGCATATGGATGAAGTAAAATGCGCTTGcataaatgttcaaatgtaaaGAATGCATTATCTGTTCTCTTAATGAAGCATATTCACTGAATAAAATCTGTTCTCATCTAACAAAATGGTATGTTAATTTCAATACTGTTCCACCGTCTACATACACAGATTTAAAATTCTGATTTCAATCCCAATACTTAATCttaaaaacaatgatttgatttagatGTCATGGCTTGAAAATGTACTATATGGTAGAAGTAAATTAATCAATCTTCTCTTGGATTTGGAGTCCACTACCTGCTGCTAGTGACCCTTAGAAAGTTCAGGGCATATATTATTAGACCAGGCAACAGTAAGATAACTCGGgtgtgaaaacatttcttgAGTCACTCTCACCTCCCTCTTCTGAGCCTTAAATTGCAATAATTCTGACTtcccaaaacattttaaaaacatgaatttTCTTCGCTATATCACCTAGGGTTAGATTTGTAGACAAATCACTGAAATCTTAACAACAAATACAAGATCCATATTGAAGCTGCATGCGGTGTTGGACGTGCCCTCATGAAGCACGTCAGGGTGTGCTGCGGCTCTGCCAACGCAGCTTTGAATTGACAAGCGCTTTGGACGCTTCACAAAGGACTTAAACATCACTCCCTGTGTCCCCTAGTTGGCGCTAGAGAGCACCTAATAACTACACATCATGTCCAAGTATGTCAAGTGTAGAACACATTCTGAAACTTTCATGTAAATCACGTGATGATTGGCACACAGAGCTTACTTCTTGTTGCCAGTCGGTGGGGCTGTGATTATAACTGACTATTGGCATGttgatgtgttcagggtgggaagGTTACAATACATGTCAAagttggtacagatgtgagcatgtacactggaGTTACAAGAACTTCCAGTTTCATGGCTAATCGCAGTTTTTTGTCGCAATGTGCACACTCGTCAACGGAACCTCACTGTTTGtactagggctgcacgattaatctaaaTCGCAATCGTGATTGTCATCCTGTgtgattacataaccgcaaaaaagGTgcgatttaattaaacagaaaaggTATGCTCCACGCCCACAGTCGGGTTCTCGCATGTGTCCCTAAAAACCAGAAAATtgatttatgagcagtgtgccaggaacaacctaccgtaacccTCCTCCCCGCCCCGCcactaatcgttcaaaacatcGTTGGACTCGTCACCAGAGCACCAAAAATTGATAAAGTTCACACCTCCAGGTGGAGGGGTGATGCGCTCTGAGAGAGGCCGAAAATGAGCTCTCATCTGTGGGCGCGGGCCCCGCGGGGGTCCCGCTGGAGCTCTGCACCTCGCGGAGAGAAATGCCAATAGAAGCAATAGAAAACAGGGAGAATATTAGGATGACCATTTAAGGTTAGCTGTATCgctgccttttgttgttcaaaatgttcaacttttcacagagccgACGTGCTTGTCACTTTTCatcaaccaaccaatcacagcctggatggggcggggcattaaaaacagtttgacctgctacagcaaactttcaaatgttgaacaatatcaTTAGGTTAGTAGTAAGAATttacaaattagagaccaatgtagagctCCTTTCctacacaaggatttaatgaataaaacaacCCAAAGAAATGAAAGAGCTGTAACTTGATTTAATAATCAACTAGTTGTAAAATATCATACTATTATCTAAATCACAATTAATatagtaattaatatattattacactaaCAGTACACTATCAActgaacattatactctttatttaatgttgtattattatactaatacactcatgttAACTAATTACTCCTCCAGGTTGCGGATGGagtctctgcagtggacagatgtagatttagccagagtcacgatgccagtgtgccaatatttgctcctTTTAGCCTCCTCCTCAGATAAAAATGCTCCCTTTGTTCTCTGTTGAAGTTAAGAAATGTTCAAACTGAAGCAGCGTGAATGCGTTGGTGGGATTTAAGCTGACGACACTGAGAAAAAGCTTTTCCACACTGGTCACACGAGTATGGCTTCTCCCCTGTGTGAAGACGTTGATGGCATTTTAGCTCACTTGATctagtgaaagctttcccacattggtcacaccaGTACGGCTTCTccccagtgtgaacacgtctgtgATTTACTAGATCACTTGATatagtgaaagctttcccacataggtcacaccagtacggtttctcccCAGTGTGAAAACGATGGTGCCTCTTTAATTCAACTGATGTAgcgaaagctttcccacactggtcacacgAGTATGATTTCTccccagtgtgaacacgtcgaTGGACATTAAGGTTACTTGATGTactgaaagttttcccacattCTCCACACGAGTATGgtttttctccagtgtgaacacgatAGTGCCTTTTTAAGTCACATGATGTAGCGTaagctttcccacattggtcacaccaGTGTGATTTCTCCCTAGTGTGAACAAGACGGTGGTTGTTTAGGTTACATGACATAGTGAAAGCTTTCCCGCATTGGTagc
Proteins encoded in this region:
- the LOC123980194 gene encoding zinc finger protein 239-like isoform X4, whose protein sequence is MEEDNQDPEPRSNNVPGGQTAGSSSDSTDVQKRRGEGLKRHRCQHCDKSYTRSGYLKIHQRLHTGERPYGCDQCGRAFSSLSNLNKHRHVHTGEKPYSCDQCGKAFAASWNLERHKRVHTGEKPYSCYQCGKAFTMSCNLNNHRLVHTREKSHWCDQCGKAYATSCDLKRHYRVHTGEKPYSCGECGKTFSTSSNLNVHRRVHTGEKSYSCDQCGKAFATSVELKRHHRFHTGEKPYWCDLCGKAFTISSDLVNHRRVHTGEKPYWCDQCGKAFTRSSELKCHQRLHTGEKPYSCDQCGKAFSQCRQLKSHQRIHAASV